The genomic segment GAGGCGCGGGAGTTCACCACGTCCACCTCGAAGCCGGCCTGGCGGAGGCGGCGGAGGATGTTCCACTTGATGCCGAAATCGAAGGCGACGATGCGGTGCTTGACCGGCGGCAATTCGAGGTAGGTCTCGAGCTGGCCGGTAGAGGCGTTCGGTAGCGCGAAACGGCGGGAGTCATCCTGCCAGATGTAACCGCTTTCGGTGGAAACTTCCTGAACGTAGTCCATGCCTTCCATCGAGGGGGAGGCTTGGGCCGTTTTGATCGCGGCTTCGGAGTCCAGCTCCGTGGTGAGGCAGGCGCGCATGGCACCGCGGGAGCGCAGGTGCTTGGTCAGCGCGCGAGTATCGACATGCTCGATGCCGACCACGCCATGCTGGCTGAAGTAATCCGGCAGGGACTGGCGGGAGCGCCAGTTCGAGGCGACCGGGGAAAGTTCACCGATGACGAAGCCGCGGACGTGCGGGGCTGCCGACTCGGCGTCTTCCGGGTTGATGCCGTAGTTCCCGATTTGCGGGTAGGTCATCGCGACGATCTGACCGCGATAGGAAGGATCGGTGATGACCTCCTGATATCCGGTCATCGAGGTGTTGAAGCAGATCTCACCGGTGGTGGTTCCGGTGGCACCGAAGGCACGGCCTTCGAAAAGGCGGCCGTCTTCAAGAGCTAGAATGGCTTTCATGGGCGCGGGACGGCCGCGCAGGAGCGCTACCCGCGCGGCGCGCGGACGGTAGGGGAGGGGCGGGCGGACTCACAAGCGGAATCCGGACAGGATTTCCGTCACCCCTTCAAAATCCACGCGCCGCCGTGCTGCGAGCAGCGCCGGATGTCAAAAATTCTCCTCCGCGACCTGCCTCCGGAGCTTGTGGGCGCGGGACAGGTTGTTTTCAAAGATGTCCTGGAGCCGCTTGGTGAAATCGTGGGCGGATTCGCCTTCCTCCACCCGCACGGGGTCGCCGAGTTCGAAGCTGAGGCGGATCGGGAGCTCGGGTTTTTTCCAGAGCGGCCAGCCCTTTTCGAGGAAGCGGGTATTGCTACGGATGAAGACGGGTCGGACCGGCACTCCCGCTCTCTTCGCGATCAGGGCGCAGCCACCGCCGAGCGGATTGATCCAGCGGGCATCGCGGCGGGTGCGGGTTCCTTCCGGGAAAAGGAGGAGCTGGCCGCCGTTCTGGAGCGCCTCCGCAGCGTCCTTCACCATCCGGGGAGACGAACCGTTCGGAATGTAGCCTGCGAGCCGGGCCCCGCCGCCGAGGAAGGGGTTCTTCAGGATCGACTCCTTCATGATGCAGATCGGCTGCGGCAACTTGGAAATCACGAAGACGGCGTCCCAGAGGGAGGTGTGATTGGGCGCGATGATCACCGGGCCCGACTCGTTTTTCAGGGCGTTGAGCGAAGCGAGGTCGGCGTGGACCAGGTCGGTGAACTTGAGGTAGCGGACGAAGACCCGGAAGGCCCGGTGGAGCAGGCCACGACCCAGCTTCTTGGCCGTGGAGCAGGGGAGAACGAGGATCAACGGGATGGAAACCGCCGTAAAGAGGAGGCCGAACACGCCCCAGTAAGCAAATGCCCCCAAGGTCGCGGTTAGATCCCAAAGCCAGCGACCCCAGCGCTTCGGCTGGGTTGTCGCAGCCTGGGCGGGCGCGGCAATGCTATGGGTGTCGGCGGGTGGCATGGGAGGGAACGCGCGTCTAGTCTAACCGAGCCCGGGGGATCGGGTCGAATCAAAATTCCGCTGCAAAAACGCGCATGCCGCTTGCCAGTGCGGGGTCGGGAGGGATGGATGCCGCCATGAACGACCCTCTCGCCGCGCTGCCCCATGGCCCGGAATTCCGTTTCGTGGATGCCTTGGTCTCGCTGGATCCGGGAACATCGGCCGTGGCGAGTTACCGGGTGCGGGGTGACGAGGCGTTCCTGGCGGGGCATTTCCCCGGAAATCCCTTGATGCCGGGGGTGATCCTGATCGAGGCCATCGCGCAACTCGGCGGGGTGGTGGCGCAGAGCGATCCTGCGATTCCGCCGCTGGCAAACCTGCTTCTCACCGGAGTGCGCGGCGCGAAGATCCTTGGTGCGGCGACGCCGGGTGAAGTCCTCAGCATCCGCGCCGAGGTGGAGGGTCGCCTCGGCGGAATGATTCAGGTCTCCGGGGAGGTTAGAAGCGGCGAGCGTCTTCTTGCCAGTGCGAAGGTCATGCTGAGCGGTCAGGAAGCGTAGCGCTTCTTCAATTCCGCCCGCCCGAGCCGCCATGCCTCTTCGGTGGCATCCGTGATCCAATGACGCGGGCACTCCCAGCCTGCCAAGGCGTCGATGGCGGCGTGGCGGACACCGTCCAGCGAGCCGCTTATGAGTTCGACCATGGCGGTGATTTCCTCGACCCGCTCGGGATCGTGGCTCGGCACGCCGAAAACCCGGGCCCGGGCGACTAGGCCGGTCGCCATCAGGGCGGCTTCGATCTTGGCCGGGCCGATCTTGCGGCCGGCGACGTTGATCGATTCCGCGCCGCTGCTGGCGAGCATCAAGCGGTCATCTTGAAGGCTGCCGAAGTCCTGAGTCAGGAAGCGGCCGCCGCCGAGGAGTTCGCCCTCCCGGGACTGGGCATAGCCGGAGGCCACGGAGCCGCTGGTGACGAGGAAGCGCCCGGATTCGTGGATGCTGACGCTCACGCCATCAAGAGGCGTTCCGAGATCGGCGGCGCTGCTGCGCGGAGAGTTGGAGCTATCGAAGGAAATGCCGCCGCATTCGCTGGCACCGTAGAAATTGTGGAGCTTGAGGGCGAAGCTTTCGTGAACGGCGTGTTCCAGCTCCAGCGAGAGCGGGGCGCCGGCGGAGATGGCCAGCGAGATGCGGGCGTGAGCGAGGATTCCCGAGCGATGCCAAGCCTTCCAAATGGACGGGACGGCGGAGACGGTGAGGCGGTCGTGGATGGCGAAGGCATCCGCGACCACCCGAGGGAAGGGGACTTCCACCGCATGCACGGGAACCCCGCGCAAGAGAAGGGGGAGGATGATATTCGAGAAGCCGTAGGAATGGGTGACCGAGATGGCCGCCAGATTGGGGACGGCGGGATCGAGGTCCATCGCCATGCAGAGGCGATCGGCATCCGCGGCGATCTGTGCGGCGGTGAAGAAGACGGCGCGGGGTTTGCCCGCGATGCCGGGAGTGAGCTTCAGGTGGGCGGTGCCGTCCGGGATGAGCAGGGGGAGATCGGGATCGGGCGCGTCCTTCTCGACGGGCAAGACGGGCTGGTTGTCCCGCCAAGCCCGGAGGACGGCGACGGCGACTTCCGGCACGCCGCCGCGGGCGATAACCGGGAAGAGAGCAGGGGGAGAGGCGTCGAGGCGGTCGGCCAGATCGGCGAAGGTCCAGCGGTCTTGTCCATCGATGATGGCGATGCGATCGCGATGCCGGTCCAAGGTTTCGAGCCAGCGCTCGTGGAGGAGGGAAACCGGACGTCTTGAATTCGGCGGCATGAATCGGAGGCGATCCAAGTGACGGCTTTACCCTTTGGAATCAAGGTATTCCCCGGTTTGTAGCTAAAAATGGAAACCGGGTGTCACGATTGGGCGGAGTTATTCGTCGTAGGGGTAAATGGGGGTGATGACAGAGAAAGTGAGTCCCGACCGTCTGGACGGTTTGACGTCCGACCGTCTGGTCGGTAGGGTGGCCGGGCGACATGACGAGAGCAAACCCGAGTGCGAAGGACCTGTTGCTGGACGCTGCCGAATCGGTGGCGGTGCGGGATGGTGTGGCGCGGCTGACCTTCGACGCGGTGGCGGCGGAGGCGGGGGTGAGCAAGGGCGGGCTGCTGCACTACTTCGCGAGCAAGGACCAGCTGATCGAGAGCATGGTGCTGCGGGCGGCGGAGGGCTGGCGGCAGCACTTCATGTCCTCCTACGAGAGCGTGCCGGAGGGCCCGGGGCGGATGGTGCGGGGGCTCCTGCGGGGCTGCTTCACGGACGCGCAGGCGTGGACGGAAGAACTGCGGCGCAGCTACTCCTCGGTCTTCGCGGCGCTGGCGCAGAATCCCGCGCTGATCCAGCCGATGCGGGAAACGTACGAAGAACTTTACAGCTATTTGAAGGCGGACGGTCTCGCCGAGGGCGTGGCCGAAACGATCAGCACGGCGATGGACGGGCTTTGGTTCTACTGGGTGCTTCGGCTGCGGCCTGTGGTGCAGGAAGACCTGGACCAGATGCGCACGGTGCTGGAACGGGCGATTTATCGGGCGATCGACGCCGCCGCCGATGAAGACGGATCTCAGACGACTACTCCTCAGGAATCATGAAAGCATCACAGTGGGTTGCATCCCTCGGGCTGATTGCCGCGGTGGCGGCAGTTGGCGCCGGATTGGCGATGAAGAAGAAAGCCGATATCCAAAAATCGATGGCGGAGGCGGCGATGATGCCCGAGCCGATGGAAGCGGTGATCGTGCAGTCAGCGCGTGAAACGGAGCACCGGCGGGTGACCACGGCGGTGGGCTCGGTGCTGGCGCTGCGTTCCGTGACCCTGAAGAACGAGCTGGCGGGCACGGTGGAGAAGGTGGATCTCACGCCGGGCAAGATCGTGGAGGCAGGCGAGGTGCTGGTGGCCCTGGATGTTTCCGTGGAGGAAGCGGAGCTGAAAGCTTTGGAAGCACAGGCGGCCCTGACCGAAGCGACCTTGAAGCGGGTGGAAACGCTGACGAGCAGCAGCGCGAGCTCGAAGAAGGATCTGGATCAGGCACGGGCGGAGCGCGACGTGGCGCTGGCGCAGACCGAGCGGACCAAGGCGATGATCGCCCGCAAGATGATCCGCGCGCCCTTCCGGGCGAAGATCGGCCTCTCCGACGTGCACCCGGGACAATACTTGGTGGAAGGCACGGAGCTCACCACCCTGCAGGGTGTGGATGAGGCGGTCTTCGTGGATTTCGCGATCACGCAAGCGGTGGCGGTGGGCCTGAAGGAAGGCGACGTGGTGGAGGTCGTGGGGCCGAACAAGGATGCGCCGGTGAGCGCCTCGATCGTGGCGCTGGATGCGCGGATCGACCGGGCGACGCGGAGTGCCTGGGTGCGGGCGAAGGTGGCGGATGCCAGCAAGCTGCAAGCGCCGGGTGCCTCGGTGCAGGTGAGGGTGCCGGTCGGGGCCGCGCGCAAGATGATTGCGATCCCCGTGAGCGCGCTGCGCCGCGGTCCGGAAGGCGATCATGTCTTCGTGGTGATGGCGGACAAGGAAGGCAAGCCGCGGGCTTCGCTGCGCCTGGTGCAGGGTGGAACGGTGCAGGGCGACGAGGTCCTGATCGAGAAAGGCCTGGCCGTGGGCGATCAGGTGGCTGCATCCGGATCCTTCAAGCTGCGCGAGGGCGTGCTCGTCGCGGATGTGGGCAAGGCGCCGCAGGAGAAGCAGGCGCACTAGAGAGCCAAGAGCCAAGAGCTAAGAAGAGACTTAGGACTTCAACCCGGCACCGCCGGACCTTTCGGAGAAAGGTCCCTGCCTTACTGTCATGCGCTCCTTTACCGATACCTTTATCAAACACCCGGTGCTGGCCATCGTGGTGAACCTCGTGATCGTCCTCGTGGGCTGGCGGGCGATCGGCTCACTGCCGGTGCAGCAGTACCCGAAGCTGGAGAGCTCCTCCGTGCTGGTGACGACGCTCTATTATGGAGCGAGCGCCGAGACGGTGCGGGGCTTCCTGACGACGCCGATCGAGCGGGTGGTCTCGCAGATCGGCGGGGTCGATCACGTGGAATCCACGAGCCGGGCCGGAGTGAGCACGGTGACGGTGCGGCTGAAGCTGAACCACGACACGACGGCAGCGCTGGCGGAGATCAATGCACGCCTGCAACAGGTGCGAGCGGAACTGCCCGCGGAGGCGGAGCCGCCGATGGTGGAGATCCAGCGCGCGGACCGGCCTTATGCGACCTTCTACCTGAGCTTCACCTCCTCCGAACGGAGCGTGTCCGCGGTGACGGATTGGCTGGCGCGATCGCTGCAGCCGCAGTTCGCGACGCTGCCGGGGGTGCAGCGGGTGACGATCGAAGGCGGGCGGCAGATCGCGATGCGGGTGTGGATCGATCCGGACCGCCTGGCTGCGTTGAACCTGACGCCGGGTGATGTGCACTCGGCGCTGCGACGGAACAACTATCTGGCCGCGGTGGGACGCACGAAGGGGAACCTGGTGGAGATCAACCTGCTGGCGAACACGGACCTGCGTTCGACGGATGAATTCGAGAAGCTGATCGTGGTGGAGCGGAACGGCTCGATCGTGCGCCTGACCGATGTGGCGAAGGTGGAGTTGGGCGCGGAAGAGCCCGACTACATCGCGAAGCACAGCGAGAAGGAGGGCGTGTATCTAGGCATCTGGCCGCTGATCGGATCGAACGAAATCGATGTGGCGAAGGCTCTGGAGAAGGAGATGGAGCGCATCAAGCCGACGCTGCCGGATGACATTGAGATGAAGCTGGCCTTCGACGGCACGATGTTCATGCGCGAGGCGCTGAAGGAGATCAGCAAGACGCTGATGGAGACGATCCTGATCGTGGGCCTGGCGGTCTTCATTTTCATGGGCTCGATCCGCACCGCGATGGTGCCGCTGATCGCCATGCCGATCTCGCTGATCGGCACGGCGGCGATCATGCTGGCCTGCGGCTTCAGCCTGAACCTGCTGACGATCCTGGCCATCGTGCTTTCCGTGGGTCTGGTGGTGGACGATGCGATCGTCGTGGTGGAGAACGTGGAGCGACACGTGCGCGAGGGTAAATCGCGGATCCAAGCGGCGCTGATCGGGGCGCGGGAACTGAAGGGGCCGGTGGTGGCGATGACCATCACGCTGGCGGCGGTCTATGCGCCGATCGGTTTCCAAGGCGGCCTGACGGGTTCGCTGTTCCTGGAGTTCGCCATCACGCTGGCGGCGGCGGTGATCGTGTCCGGATTCGTGGCTCTAACACTTTCACCGGTGATGAGCTCGCGCTTCATCCACTCGAAGGGTCACGAAGGACGCCTGACGCGTCTGGTGAACCGCGCCTTCGACAAGGTGAAGGCGGGCTATGCGGTGCTGCTGGACGGAGCGCTACAGATCCGCTGGGCGATCATGGCGGTGGCGGTGTTGATCATGCTGGCGGCGGTGCCTTTCTACATGTTCTCGGAGAGCGAGCTGGCACCGGTGGAAGACCAGAGCCACATCAGCCTCTTCATGGACACGCCGCCGGACTCGACGATCGAGTCCGCGAACCGCGATTCGCTGGAGCTGGTAAAGGCGGTAACGGCCTTCCCGGAGACGGATTACATGTGGTCGCTGACGGCGGGCTGGGGTGGCTTCGGCGGGATGGCGACGAAGGGTTGGAAGGAGCGCGAGCGGACGACGGAGGAGATGTACATCGAGGTCTTCGGTGCGGTCTCGCAGGTGCCGGGCATCCGGGTTTTCCCGAGGCTCGATCCGCCGCTGCCGACCTCCGGCCAGCATGATGTGGAGCTGGTGCTGCAGACGGACGGTCCGGTGGAGCCGATGATCCAGACGGCCTACGAGATCATCGGGGCGGGTTTCCAGAGCGGGAAATTCCTGTATGTGGATACAGACCTGAAGATCGACCGGCCGGAAGCGCGGGTGCAGATCGACCGCGACCGGATCGCGGACCTCGGGCTGGATCTGGCCGGCGTGGGCCAGGAGCTGGGCACGCTGTTAGGCGGGGCCTATGTGAACCGCTTCAACTACTTCGACCGGAGCTACAAGGTGATCCCGCAGCTGGGTGATAGCGATCGTGCGGCGGTGGGGCCCTTGCTCGACCTGAAGATCAAGACTCCGGCGGGCGATCTGGTGCCGGTCTCGACCTTCACCAGCGTGGAGGCGACGACTTCGCCGCGGACGCTGAACCGGTTCCAGCAACGCAACGCGGTGAGGATCTTCGGCGGGGTGACGCCGGGGGTGACGAAGGAGGCAGGCCTGACGGTGCTGGAAGATGCGGCGAAGAAGTCGATCGGGCCGGACACGACGATCGACTACGCGGGCGAGTCACGGCAGATCCGCAAGGAGGGATCGGCGCTGGTGGTGACGCTGGGCTTCGCGGTGGTGCTGATCTATCTGGTGCTGGCGGCGCAGTTCCACAGCTTCCGGGATCCACTGATCATCCTGCTAGGCTCGGTGCCGCTGGCGATCTCCGGGGCGCTGGTGTTCACCTTCCTGGGCTTCACGACGATCAACATCTACTCGCAGGTGGGGCTGATCACGCTGGTGGGCTTGATCGCGAAGAACGGGATCCTGATCGTGGAGTTCGCGAACGAGCTGCAAACGAAGGGTCTGGAGAAGGTGGCGGCGCTGCGGGAGGCGGCGCAGACGCGCCTGCGTCCGGTGCTGATGACGACGGCGGCGACGGTGTTCGGTCATGCGCCGCTGATCTTCGTGACGGGTGCCGGTGCGGAGTCGCGGAACAGCATCGGGATCGTGCTGGTGGCGGGGATGATCGTGGGAACCTTGTTCACCCTTTTCGTGGTGCCGGCGTTCTATTCGATCATCGCGGCGAAGCACGAGAAGGTGGAGGATATCGAGGTGGAAGAAGGGGAGATGTTTGCGACCCATGCTCCGGCTCCGGCGGGGGCTTGATTTGAAGAATGGGACCGGCTGCCTGAGGGACGGGTGGCCGGTGTGCTTCTGCAGCGAAGAGGGGCGGGAGTCGCGAGAATTGAAAGGCTGGGAGAATTGATCAAAGAAGCGAGTCGCAAGATCGTCTTAGAAGCCGTCTGAAAAATCATCTCCGTCCGGATTTTGATCTGTACTAGCCGGGTGAGGTATTGGAGAAGCTCGCGATGCGCGAGTATCCCTGTAGCCTCACCGATTCCGAATGGGAGATTCTTC from the Luteolibacter rhizosphaerae genome contains:
- the carA gene encoding glutamine-hydrolyzing carbamoyl-phosphate synthase small subunit encodes the protein MKAILALEDGRLFEGRAFGATGTTTGEICFNTSMTGYQEVITDPSYRGQIVAMTYPQIGNYGINPEDAESAAPHVRGFVIGELSPVASNWRSRQSLPDYFSQHGVVGIEHVDTRALTKHLRSRGAMRACLTTELDSEAAIKTAQASPSMEGMDYVQEVSTESGYIWQDDSRRFALPNASTGQLETYLELPPVKHRIVAFDFGIKWNILRRLRQAGFEVDVVNSRASAESVLAKNPDGIFLSNGPGDPAALGYIHEEVKKLIGKKPVFGICLGNQILGHVFGGKTYKLKFGHRGGNQPVKDLRSGRISITSQNHGFAVDPDSLPSNVEVTHLNLNDDTVEGIRHKDMPVFSVQYHPEAAPGPHDATYFFEEFAALIDSTK
- a CDS encoding lysophospholipid acyltransferase family protein, with the translated sequence MPPADTHSIAAPAQAATTQPKRWGRWLWDLTATLGAFAYWGVFGLLFTAVSIPLILVLPCSTAKKLGRGLLHRAFRVFVRYLKFTDLVHADLASLNALKNESGPVIIAPNHTSLWDAVFVISKLPQPICIMKESILKNPFLGGGARLAGYIPNGSSPRMVKDAAEALQNGGQLLLFPEGTRTRRDARWINPLGGGCALIAKRAGVPVRPVFIRSNTRFLEKGWPLWKKPELPIRLSFELGDPVRVEEGESAHDFTKRLQDIFENNLSRAHKLRRQVAEENF
- a CDS encoding 3-hydroxyacyl-ACP dehydratase FabZ family protein, yielding MNDPLAALPHGPEFRFVDALVSLDPGTSAVASYRVRGDEAFLAGHFPGNPLMPGVILIEAIAQLGGVVAQSDPAIPPLANLLLTGVRGAKILGAATPGEVLSIRAEVEGRLGGMIQVSGEVRSGERLLASAKVMLSGQEA
- a CDS encoding AMP-binding protein, whose protein sequence is MPPNSRRPVSLLHERWLETLDRHRDRIAIIDGQDRWTFADLADRLDASPPALFPVIARGGVPEVAVAVLRAWRDNQPVLPVEKDAPDPDLPLLIPDGTAHLKLTPGIAGKPRAVFFTAAQIAADADRLCMAMDLDPAVPNLAAISVTHSYGFSNIILPLLLRGVPVHAVEVPFPRVVADAFAIHDRLTVSAVPSIWKAWHRSGILAHARISLAISAGAPLSLELEHAVHESFALKLHNFYGASECGGISFDSSNSPRSSAADLGTPLDGVSVSIHESGRFLVTSGSVASGYAQSREGELLGGGRFLTQDFGSLQDDRLMLASSGAESINVAGRKIGPAKIEAALMATGLVARARVFGVPSHDPERVEEITAMVELISGSLDGVRHAAIDALAGWECPRHWITDATEEAWRLGRAELKKRYAS
- a CDS encoding TetR/AcrR family transcriptional regulator — protein: MTRANPSAKDLLLDAAESVAVRDGVARLTFDAVAAEAGVSKGGLLHYFASKDQLIESMVLRAAEGWRQHFMSSYESVPEGPGRMVRGLLRGCFTDAQAWTEELRRSYSSVFAALAQNPALIQPMRETYEELYSYLKADGLAEGVAETISTAMDGLWFYWVLRLRPVVQEDLDQMRTVLERAIYRAIDAAADEDGSQTTTPQES
- a CDS encoding efflux RND transporter periplasmic adaptor subunit translates to MKASQWVASLGLIAAVAAVGAGLAMKKKADIQKSMAEAAMMPEPMEAVIVQSARETEHRRVTTAVGSVLALRSVTLKNELAGTVEKVDLTPGKIVEAGEVLVALDVSVEEAELKALEAQAALTEATLKRVETLTSSSASSKKDLDQARAERDVALAQTERTKAMIARKMIRAPFRAKIGLSDVHPGQYLVEGTELTTLQGVDEAVFVDFAITQAVAVGLKEGDVVEVVGPNKDAPVSASIVALDARIDRATRSAWVRAKVADASKLQAPGASVQVRVPVGAARKMIAIPVSALRRGPEGDHVFVVMADKEGKPRASLRLVQGGTVQGDEVLIEKGLAVGDQVAASGSFKLREGVLVADVGKAPQEKQAH
- a CDS encoding efflux RND transporter permease subunit, translating into MRSFTDTFIKHPVLAIVVNLVIVLVGWRAIGSLPVQQYPKLESSSVLVTTLYYGASAETVRGFLTTPIERVVSQIGGVDHVESTSRAGVSTVTVRLKLNHDTTAALAEINARLQQVRAELPAEAEPPMVEIQRADRPYATFYLSFTSSERSVSAVTDWLARSLQPQFATLPGVQRVTIEGGRQIAMRVWIDPDRLAALNLTPGDVHSALRRNNYLAAVGRTKGNLVEINLLANTDLRSTDEFEKLIVVERNGSIVRLTDVAKVELGAEEPDYIAKHSEKEGVYLGIWPLIGSNEIDVAKALEKEMERIKPTLPDDIEMKLAFDGTMFMREALKEISKTLMETILIVGLAVFIFMGSIRTAMVPLIAMPISLIGTAAIMLACGFSLNLLTILAIVLSVGLVVDDAIVVVENVERHVREGKSRIQAALIGARELKGPVVAMTITLAAVYAPIGFQGGLTGSLFLEFAITLAAAVIVSGFVALTLSPVMSSRFIHSKGHEGRLTRLVNRAFDKVKAGYAVLLDGALQIRWAIMAVAVLIMLAAVPFYMFSESELAPVEDQSHISLFMDTPPDSTIESANRDSLELVKAVTAFPETDYMWSLTAGWGGFGGMATKGWKERERTTEEMYIEVFGAVSQVPGIRVFPRLDPPLPTSGQHDVELVLQTDGPVEPMIQTAYEIIGAGFQSGKFLYVDTDLKIDRPEARVQIDRDRIADLGLDLAGVGQELGTLLGGAYVNRFNYFDRSYKVIPQLGDSDRAAVGPLLDLKIKTPAGDLVPVSTFTSVEATTSPRTLNRFQQRNAVRIFGGVTPGVTKEAGLTVLEDAAKKSIGPDTTIDYAGESRQIRKEGSALVVTLGFAVVLIYLVLAAQFHSFRDPLIILLGSVPLAISGALVFTFLGFTTINIYSQVGLITLVGLIAKNGILIVEFANELQTKGLEKVAALREAAQTRLRPVLMTTAATVFGHAPLIFVTGAGAESRNSIGIVLVAGMIVGTLFTLFVVPAFYSIIAAKHEKVEDIEVEEGEMFATHAPAPAGA